A region from the uncultured Macellibacteroides sp. genome encodes:
- a CDS encoding RES domain-containing protein, protein MTLDELINNISKELSTREDSSEYKSELYRLLNLYNKYLNDIPDSEKQLIFQTNIDDSWNTLTKDIAKLSKSLKESVREYYKGFTTPCFNKLSNWLKGNGTYNGLLRTSISTYVIPNGSDLYRVRANEKSKYFKPTEMFHIPFEKRGIIKTQRYSVPGYPCLYLSSSIYGCWEEMRKPNLSSFKVSRLCASEEITLLDLRIPSVGNIDQSNYIKIFRILPLIIACSIKVINSEDTYKPEYIVSQVVLQIIIKNRSDTGINGIIYSSTQRNLDFKFNESNLLDNIAIPVYKNETKGLCSKLSRKFTITPPTCYEHELIRDPEGMVNGHEVNAGNSFSVPNEFIPYSKTAFGLLESRLKEKETVSLLSE, encoded by the coding sequence ATGACACTAGACGAATTGATAAATAACATATCAAAAGAACTTTCAACAAGAGAAGATTCTTCTGAATACAAATCCGAATTATATCGATTGCTGAATTTATACAATAAATATCTTAATGATATTCCTGATTCTGAAAAGCAATTAATTTTTCAAACGAATATAGATGACAGTTGGAATACATTAACAAAAGACATAGCAAAACTATCTAAGTCATTAAAAGAATCAGTAAGAGAATACTATAAAGGTTTCACTACGCCGTGCTTTAATAAGTTAAGCAACTGGCTGAAGGGTAATGGGACATATAATGGCTTATTAAGAACATCAATTAGTACGTATGTTATCCCTAATGGAAGTGATTTATACAGAGTAAGAGCTAATGAAAAAAGTAAATACTTCAAACCGACAGAAATGTTCCACATACCTTTTGAGAAAAGAGGCATAATCAAAACTCAAAGATATAGTGTTCCTGGATATCCGTGTTTATATTTGAGCTCTTCAATATATGGGTGCTGGGAAGAAATGAGGAAACCTAATTTGTCATCGTTTAAAGTATCTAGATTATGTGCTAGTGAAGAAATTACTCTTCTTGATTTACGCATTCCATCTGTTGGAAATATAGATCAAAGTAATTATATCAAAATATTTCGCATATTACCATTAATAATAGCTTGTTCAATAAAAGTAATTAATTCAGAGGATACCTATAAACCTGAATATATAGTATCTCAAGTGGTACTGCAAATTATTATCAAGAACAGAAGCGATACAGGAATCAACGGTATAATATATTCATCAACACAAAGGAATCTTGATTTTAAATTCAATGAATCAAATTTACTTGATAATATTGCTATACCTGTATACAAAAATGAAACTAAAGGTCTTTGTTCTAAATTGTCTCGAAAATTCACAATTACACCTCCGACATGTTATGAACATGAATTAATCAGAGATCCAGAAGGAATGGTTAACGGCCATGAAGTGAATGCTGGAAATTCATTTTCAG
- a CDS encoding tetratricopeptide repeat protein has product MKKLIFVFFVLLLNCTLIFSVDKKSNTISFEKEIEEYSISELQNDIEQIKTENDKLKIEIENLKIRHVEQSSFFENIISMIFWVVGFIGIIITLGFSLFIWVFKEPKIVFSKIMNARKEIKELTKNFEHDLETEYKQQSTIFLLGKKGLYSYTEYDWERIKIFASIAEKIAEDKRKSADWYFIGSLYFHKREFENAVIALKQAIEIDNNKEYLEIAYKDLGNTYDELGCYNDAITYYKKALLINDNNYKVHNNMGISYTGLGEYKKAFECFNKCLEIKNDQEYVYTNYFEYQLTQLGDFDSKLLNQYNQLFRVDNPKCIKTHSIFEMLDIYRRIIKGVNNIEELLDSWKQKGYFLVEDSNYREIKKWIDSQPDVEIKNNLLIAYNYFERERVTEKSY; this is encoded by the coding sequence ATGAAAAAGTTAATCTTTGTTTTTTTTGTATTATTGTTAAATTGTACACTAATATTCTCGGTAGACAAGAAATCAAATACTATTTCTTTTGAAAAAGAAATAGAGGAGTATAGTATTTCGGAACTTCAGAATGATATAGAACAAATTAAAACAGAAAATGATAAACTAAAAATTGAAATTGAAAATTTAAAGATTAGACATGTAGAACAGTCATCTTTTTTTGAGAATATTATTAGTATGATTTTCTGGGTAGTTGGCTTCATTGGAATTATAATTACTTTGGGGTTCTCACTATTTATATGGGTATTTAAGGAACCTAAAATTGTATTTTCTAAAATAATGAATGCTAGAAAAGAAATCAAGGAATTAACAAAAAACTTTGAACATGATTTAGAGACAGAGTATAAACAACAAAGCACAATTTTTTTACTTGGGAAAAAAGGACTTTATTCTTATACTGAATACGATTGGGAAAGAATTAAAATATTTGCGAGTATTGCTGAAAAGATTGCAGAAGATAAACGCAAATCTGCTGATTGGTATTTTATTGGGTCATTGTATTTTCATAAAAGAGAATTTGAAAATGCAGTAATTGCATTAAAACAAGCTATTGAAATTGACAATAATAAAGAATATTTAGAAATTGCATATAAAGATTTAGGAAATACATATGACGAACTAGGGTGTTATAATGATGCAATAACTTATTACAAAAAAGCTTTATTGATAAATGATAATAATTATAAAGTACATAACAATATGGGGATTTCATATACAGGACTTGGTGAATACAAAAAAGCATTTGAGTGCTTCAATAAATGTTTGGAAATCAAAAATGATCAAGAATATGTATACACTAATTATTTTGAATATCAGTTGACTCAGTTAGGTGATTTTGATTCTAAATTGCTAAATCAATACAACCAATTATTCAGGGTAGATAATCCCAAATGTATTAAGACTCATTCAATCTTTGAAATGTTAGATATTTATAGAAGAATTATTAAAGGAGTAAACAACATAGAAGAACTATTAGATTCTTGGAAACAAAAAGGCTATTTCTTAGTTGAAGATAGTAATTATCGAGAAATAAAGAAATGGATTGACTCTCAACCAGATGTTGAAATAAAAAATAATTTATTAATTGCCTATAATTACTTTGAAAGAGAAAGGGTAACTGAAAAGAGTTATTAA
- a CDS encoding IS66 family transposase gives MAIDKCIAGASVLTDIIMDKFMYHLPFYRVIQKYKENGFILNDSTINGWFAATCERLKPLYDKLKAEILSSDYIQVDESTIPVIDNEKHRAVKGYMWCVRDALHGSVCFSYDFGSRSKSTAQKLLLNYHGNIQTDGYNVYDSFEGKEGITLYGCWAHARRKFVEALDEDDEKAPRQ, from the coding sequence GTGGCAATAGATAAATGCATTGCCGGAGCATCAGTTCTTACCGATATCATCATGGATAAGTTCATGTATCACCTGCCTTTCTACAGGGTGATACAGAAGTATAAAGAAAATGGCTTCATACTTAATGATTCTACCATTAACGGATGGTTCGCCGCTACTTGCGAAAGACTAAAGCCGTTGTACGACAAACTAAAGGCAGAAATACTGTCAAGTGATTATATACAGGTTGACGAAAGTACAATCCCCGTAATAGACAATGAAAAACATCGTGCTGTAAAGGGTTATATGTGGTGTGTGAGAGACGCGTTGCATGGATCTGTATGCTTCAGCTATGACTTCGGATCAAGGAGCAAATCCACAGCTCAGAAGTTACTGCTGAACTATCATGGCAATATTCAGACAGACGGATATAACGTTTACGATAGTTTCGAAGGGAAAGAAGGGATTACGCTTTACGGATGTTGGGCGCATGCACGTCGTAAGTTTGTAGAAGCTCTTGATGAGGATGATGAAAAAGCCCCCAGGCAATAG
- the tnpB gene encoding IS66 family insertion sequence element accessory protein TnpB (TnpB, as the term is used for proteins encoded by IS66 family insertion elements, is considered an accessory protein, since TnpC, encoded by a neighboring gene, is a DDE family transposase.), producing the protein MRKSFHTLSGLVTNRMGSNPHNGEVFIFINKSRNRIKLLHWEPGGMVIYCKMLDRGTFVLPDCSSVNNASYPMQWRDLVLLVEGIMENPDSRQTRLEHLRNL; encoded by the coding sequence ATGCGAAAAAGCTTCCACACATTAAGTGGCCTTGTTACGAACAGGATGGGTTCAAATCCTCATAACGGGGAAGTGTTCATCTTTATTAATAAGAGCCGTAACCGTATCAAACTGCTTCATTGGGAACCAGGAGGAATGGTGATATACTGCAAGATGCTGGACAGAGGTACCTTCGTATTACCAGATTGTTCATCAGTGAATAATGCGTCATACCCGATGCAATGGCGTGACCTGGTTCTTCTAGTGGAAGGAATCATGGAGAACCCCGATAGTAGGCAAACCCGACTGGAACATCTGAGAAATCTGTAA
- a CDS encoding DUF3883 domain-containing protein, producing the protein MENKTRIEQPKSVSGALDELLNKMYISNVQNRLRQLNEPTENDCKRWVWELIQNAKDSISQDESRDSVDIKLIVKGKEVKFSHNGTPFSARAQLGLLYKYSEGKTNNSESTGRFGTGFLTTHTLSKIVSIEGDVFTDDSQNTLCGFSATMYRDGLDAPELSEGVEKMRESMVYTQEINNWTTFTYHLRTPQNENALRLGLENFISNIAQTMLFCKELNSVELDNNGHVTKIIRKERYLLEKEIYLSEFEINSKEIYTRKFIHISLKKRSEDLSKRFKTERNIRLTATIEIDENKNLIENQDIPSHFCVLPLVGSEKHIMPIYLNSPDFEPDSERESLILIGDDIHLDKDVISEGGINRLILKESVALYDSLVSYLSENGYHKLFLLAKGLKKVPKFEKNFNKKWFEEEIIESYREVLKKYAVVETKIGNQKLFEENGNTNIIIPKDSNIENLTKIYDLSTEIFANKLPIKEVANDWAELAWKGCGLFKLEDLCKYISEKENISNLPVSSNQYEWLNIFLLLIKEKEESLLKEFALVPNRNGDFVSLENEKFAEGIGLTDYMIEVLNDLGEDLTPLLLNNNITAINLPLKIDSKSIADKINERADGIVKDKNLSIEETIKGLLPLLNTIPTDASKYEIEFICKQKHIHNFTKMLYGNLNIHENTNNDISEKAYQASQKWMITQLMETVSKYKKVELLPEMIEDKIEWINSFISFVSKEVKVDELDECAIIPNQKGDFCNKGNLSKDINIPEELKSERAEKFGIKLKDSLLHKEINSINIASEKNINTVVEIVNEIFKNNNFEEDDDDLDFAIFLVHFLPEETSPLLLSSQKTLLAIVKKYYYNLSSSYSQATISCNVEDFWRKANDKIIRSLQANIEEDETIDGLKNFLSASGKTYDDGDTIIFLNDFYDYLKRTGRNITEEIVPNQNGNFCSLDEIYKDDNVPNPLKDILYLINPEDDFRNILADISLSIQPTHYKNIEDIAQILDNKINDIFKNKPYIWSEENFRKAIELLMIDWFPKHKEQAKVHFQHIYKKKETIEMNVLWSLEERQRMQRARSIDPKLLDKFIESNGDIEILEKQKNELEAKISELQAQVNDSVSNAVSNEIATEFPDITADRIRELLKLEERIKGWNGQSDYQPANEVQERRNFENGYKGEAYIYNKLIISGIFKSVTWEHKSETPTDFKIIDYNGSVHFIKDNFSRYDLIAETVEGNKIYIEVKSTRTSIEQADTIALPISSREWKFVNEINGNEKYCLARVFNVENNPEGHFLSLMGIGINQF; encoded by the coding sequence ATGGAGAATAAAACAAGAATTGAGCAACCGAAAAGTGTAAGTGGCGCTCTTGATGAACTGCTAAACAAGATGTATATTAGCAATGTGCAAAACAGATTGCGACAACTGAATGAGCCAACAGAAAATGATTGCAAGCGTTGGGTGTGGGAGTTAATTCAAAATGCAAAAGACAGTATTTCACAAGATGAGAGCAGAGATTCTGTTGATATAAAACTAATTGTCAAAGGAAAAGAAGTGAAATTTTCACATAATGGTACGCCGTTTTCAGCAAGAGCACAATTAGGATTACTTTATAAATATAGCGAAGGAAAGACAAATAACAGCGAAAGTACAGGGCGATTTGGAACAGGTTTTCTTACAACACATACCCTTTCAAAAATTGTATCTATTGAGGGGGACGTTTTTACAGATGATTCCCAAAACACGCTATGCGGATTTTCTGCAACTATGTATCGCGACGGATTAGACGCCCCTGAGTTATCAGAGGGTGTGGAAAAGATGAGAGAAAGTATGGTTTATACCCAAGAAATAAATAACTGGACTACTTTTACGTATCATTTAAGAACACCACAAAACGAAAATGCTTTGCGTTTAGGGTTGGAAAACTTTATTTCAAACATTGCCCAAACAATGTTGTTTTGTAAAGAATTGAATAGTGTGGAGTTGGACAATAATGGGCATGTTACCAAAATTATCCGAAAAGAAAGATATTTATTAGAGAAGGAAATTTACCTGTCTGAATTTGAGATAAATAGCAAAGAAATATATACTCGAAAATTCATTCATATATCTTTGAAAAAACGCAGTGAAGATTTAAGCAAACGATTTAAAACAGAACGAAATATACGACTTACTGCCACAATAGAAATAGACGAAAATAAAAATTTAATTGAAAATCAAGATATACCTTCACATTTTTGCGTTTTGCCACTTGTTGGTTCTGAAAAACATATTATGCCTATTTATCTTAATAGTCCCGACTTTGAGCCTGATTCTGAACGTGAAAGTTTGATATTGATTGGCGACGACATACACCTAGACAAAGATGTCATATCAGAGGGGGGTATTAATCGCCTAATTCTGAAAGAGAGCGTTGCTCTTTATGATTCTTTGGTTTCATACTTGTCCGAAAATGGCTATCATAAGCTCTTTCTATTAGCTAAAGGATTAAAAAAGGTTCCAAAATTTGAGAAAAACTTCAACAAAAAATGGTTTGAAGAAGAAATTATAGAATCCTATCGTGAAGTTTTGAAAAAGTATGCGGTTGTTGAAACTAAAATTGGCAATCAAAAACTTTTTGAAGAAAACGGAAATACAAATATTATAATTCCAAAGGATTCAAATATAGAAAATCTAACAAAAATATACGATTTATCTACGGAGATTTTTGCGAATAAGCTACCGATAAAAGAAGTCGCTAATGATTGGGCTGAATTGGCGTGGAAAGGTTGTGGTTTATTCAAATTAGAGGATTTATGTAAATATATTTCCGAAAAGGAAAATATTAGCAATTTGCCAGTTTCTTCAAATCAATATGAATGGTTAAATATTTTTTTGCTACTTATCAAAGAAAAAGAAGAAAGCTTATTGAAAGAATTTGCTTTAGTCCCAAACCGAAACGGAGATTTTGTTTCGCTAGAAAATGAAAAATTTGCAGAAGGAATTGGTTTAACCGATTATATGATAGAAGTTCTGAATGATTTGGGCGAAGATTTAACCCCATTACTATTAAATAACAATATAACAGCAATTAATCTTCCTCTGAAAATTGACTCTAAAAGCATTGCAGACAAAATAAATGAACGGGCAGATGGCATTGTTAAAGATAAAAATTTGTCCATTGAGGAAACCATAAAAGGATTGTTGCCATTGCTAAACACGATTCCAACTGACGCGTCAAAATATGAAATTGAATTTATTTGTAAGCAAAAACATATTCACAATTTTACAAAAATGCTCTATGGGAACTTAAATATTCACGAAAATACCAATAATGATATTTCCGAAAAAGCATATCAAGCATCACAAAAATGGATGATAACACAATTAATGGAAACTGTATCAAAATACAAAAAGGTAGAATTGTTGCCTGAAATGATAGAGGACAAGATAGAATGGATAAATTCTTTCATTTCTTTTGTATCAAAAGAAGTAAAAGTAGACGAATTGGATGAATGTGCAATTATCCCAAATCAAAAAGGAGATTTTTGTAACAAAGGAAATTTATCAAAAGACATAAATATTCCCGAAGAATTAAAATCCGAAAGAGCAGAAAAATTTGGAATAAAACTTAAAGACAGTCTTTTGCACAAAGAAATCAATTCTATCAATATTGCGAGCGAAAAAAATATTAATACAGTTGTTGAAATTGTAAATGAAATTTTCAAAAACAATAATTTTGAAGAAGATGATGACGATTTGGATTTTGCGATTTTTTTAGTTCATTTTTTACCCGAAGAAACAAGTCCACTATTACTGAGCTCCCAAAAAACGCTGTTGGCCATTGTTAAAAAATATTATTATAATCTGAGCAGTTCATATTCACAAGCAACGATTTCTTGCAATGTAGAAGATTTTTGGCGTAAAGCAAATGATAAAATAATCAGATCGCTACAGGCGAACATTGAGGAGGATGAAACAATAGACGGTTTGAAAAATTTCTTGTCAGCATCGGGAAAAACTTATGACGATGGAGATACCATTATCTTTTTAAATGATTTTTATGATTATCTAAAACGCACAGGTAGAAACATTACAGAAGAAATTGTACCGAATCAAAATGGAAATTTCTGTTCTCTTGATGAAATCTATAAAGATGATAATGTTCCAAATCCATTAAAAGATATTTTATACTTGATAAATCCCGAAGATGATTTTCGAAATATATTAGCCGATATTTCCTTGTCTATTCAGCCAACACACTATAAAAATATTGAAGATATTGCACAGATACTAGACAATAAAATAAACGATATTTTCAAAAACAAACCTTATATTTGGAGCGAAGAAAATTTCAGAAAAGCAATAGAATTACTTATGATCGATTGGTTTCCTAAACACAAGGAACAAGCCAAAGTCCATTTTCAGCATATATACAAGAAAAAAGAAACTATAGAAATGAATGTACTTTGGAGTTTGGAAGAACGCCAGAGAATGCAGAGAGCGAGGTCTATTGACCCCAAATTGTTGGATAAATTTATTGAATCAAATGGCGATATTGAAATACTTGAAAAACAAAAAAATGAGTTAGAGGCAAAAATTTCAGAATTGCAAGCGCAAGTTAACGATTCTGTTTCAAACGCAGTTAGCAATGAAATTGCAACAGAATTTCCAGATATTACAGCAGATAGAATTCGTGAATTGCTGAAATTAGAAGAGCGAATAAAAGGTTGGAACGGACAATCCGACTATCAACCTGCAAATGAAGTTCAAGAAAGGCGAAATTTTGAAAATGGTTACAAAGGCGAAGCATATATTTATAATAAGTTAATAATATCGGGAATATTCAAAAGTGTAACTTGGGAACATAAATCAGAAACACCGACAGATTTTAAGATAATTGATTATAATGGAAGCGTTCATTTTATTAAAGACAATTTCAGTAGATACGACTTGATAGCTGAAACTGTTGAAGGAAATAAAATTTACATTGAGGTCAAATCTACAAGAACAAGCATTGAACAAGCAGACACGATTGCTCTTCCGATTAGTTCCAGAGAATGGAAATTCGTAAATGAAATTAATGGAAATGAAAAGTATTGTTTGGCAAGAGTTTTTAATGTGGAAAATAATCCAGAAGGACATTTTTTGTCATTAATGGGAATAGGTATAAACCAATTTTGA
- a CDS encoding transposase domain-containing protein: MKRISLIYKINTVKKLVYYLYEEGSRARKVIGNFLSGFLLQSHQVASNGAYMYTLVESCKMSGTSPVAYIKDVLCSLIKGRNRLFTADTL; the protein is encoded by the coding sequence GTGAAGAGGATAAGTCTGATTTATAAAATAAATACCGTAAAGAAACTGGTCTATTACCTTTATGAAGAAGGTAGTCGTGCCCGTAAGGTTATCGGCAATTTTCTGTCGGGTTTTCTCCTTCAGTCCCACCAAGTAGCCAGTAACGGTGCGTACATGTATACACTGGTGGAAAGCTGCAAGATGAGTGGAACGTCACCTGTCGCTTATATCAAGGATGTGCTTTGCTCTTTAATCAAGGGGAGAAACCGATTATTTACAGCTGATACCCTGTAA
- a CDS encoding ATP-dependent helicase, which yields MNNTKIQLSSKQKEIASHTTGALLVLASAGSGKTRVLTERIKNLVQITKRKILAITFTNMASEEIKERLQDEVDVNETLFVGTFHSFCISVLENHGSVVGYQKVPQIFSSTEDRLKIIEATILNTPSLKSEYENYDSKERSNFRYRALEAIAQIKRDVILEEDLDDNNFNESTILLYRGYKELMSSLNAIDFDDLLLITYELFMNNPQIVSLYRRNYEYICIDEAQDMNKAQYMVLRALTGCEHKNVMLVGDPKQAIYGFNGSSSDYMTTSFKKHFSPIEINLTENYRSSKKVLELANKIAPDPSSLDNIVIEGVCEIVEFENVEEEATWVVSKIQTLLNSKCLNDIEGKVTFDNIAILSRNKYVLSTVESKLAQSKIQYYYKSSSSEVIFDSEGMKFLNLALQVKINPMDRLHLSQLQRIVGLKGLKNLYDIKQNTNQTIYKDIIDVVLDVNDDGSNMKQKIRVFLEKIKSEDNYIEIDVNERAYICNDCKEFLKHWQRYQSNTNNPSISSFKNAMALGQTFKNIENHGITLSTVHTMKGQENDIVFIIGMDNETFPDYRALAKGGIEMDQEKNNLYVAITRAKRYLYVTYPKSRTMPWGGVRRRVKSVLLQGIEATIIHKIQ from the coding sequence ATGAATAACACTAAAATACAGCTATCCTCTAAACAAAAAGAAATAGCCTCTCATACAACAGGTGCTTTATTAGTATTAGCTAGTGCAGGAAGCGGGAAAACAAGAGTATTAACAGAGCGTATAAAGAATTTAGTTCAAATAACCAAACGAAAAATCTTGGCCATTACTTTTACGAATATGGCAAGTGAGGAAATAAAAGAACGGCTACAAGATGAGGTTGATGTAAATGAAACGCTGTTTGTAGGCACATTTCATTCATTTTGTATATCTGTGTTAGAAAATCACGGAAGTGTAGTTGGATACCAAAAAGTACCTCAGATTTTTTCAAGCACAGAAGACAGACTGAAAATAATTGAAGCAACAATATTAAATACTCCATCATTAAAGTCTGAATATGAAAATTATGACTCAAAAGAAAGATCTAATTTCAGATACAGAGCTTTAGAAGCAATAGCTCAAATCAAAAGGGATGTTATATTAGAAGAGGATCTTGATGACAATAATTTTAACGAATCCACTATTTTACTTTATCGAGGATACAAAGAACTTATGTCATCGTTGAATGCTATTGATTTTGATGATTTACTATTAATTACATATGAGCTATTTATGAATAATCCTCAGATTGTGTCACTATATAGGCGTAACTACGAATATATATGTATTGATGAAGCTCAAGATATGAATAAGGCTCAGTATATGGTTTTAAGAGCTTTAACAGGTTGTGAGCATAAAAATGTAATGTTAGTAGGAGATCCTAAACAAGCTATATATGGATTTAATGGTTCCTCAAGTGACTATATGACAACTTCTTTCAAAAAACATTTTTCTCCAATCGAAATTAATCTTACGGAGAATTACAGAAGCTCAAAGAAAGTTCTGGAATTAGCAAATAAGATTGCTCCAGATCCATCAAGTTTAGACAACATTGTTATTGAAGGAGTCTGTGAAATAGTAGAGTTTGAAAATGTTGAAGAAGAGGCAACATGGGTAGTTTCTAAAATTCAAACATTATTAAATAGTAAGTGTTTAAACGATATTGAAGGTAAGGTTACATTTGACAATATTGCTATCCTTTCACGCAATAAATATGTCCTATCTACTGTTGAATCAAAGCTTGCTCAGTCAAAAATCCAATATTATTACAAAAGTTCTTCTAGTGAGGTTATTTTTGATTCAGAAGGAATGAAGTTTTTGAACTTAGCGTTGCAAGTAAAAATTAATCCTATGGATAGATTGCATTTGTCTCAATTGCAAAGAATAGTAGGTCTGAAAGGATTGAAAAACCTTTATGATATTAAACAAAATACCAATCAAACGATATATAAAGATATCATAGATGTCGTTTTAGATGTCAATGATGATGGATCAAATATGAAACAAAAAATCAGAGTCTTTTTGGAAAAAATCAAAAGTGAAGATAATTATATTGAAATTGATGTAAATGAACGTGCATATATCTGTAATGACTGCAAAGAATTTTTAAAACACTGGCAGCGATACCAAAGCAACACAAACAATCCGTCAATTTCATCATTTAAAAATGCAATGGCATTAGGACAGACCTTTAAAAATATAGAAAATCATGGAATTACTCTAAGCACAGTTCATACGATGAAAGGTCAAGAAAATGATATCGTTTTTATTATTGGGATGGATAACGAAACTTTTCCTGATTATCGTGCTTTGGCTAAAGGTGGGATAGAAATGGATCAAGAAAAGAACAACCTTTATGTCGCAATAACAAGAGCAAAAAGATACTTGTATGTAACTTACCCCAAAAGCAGAACTATGCCTTGGGGAGGAGTTCGAAGGAGAGTAAAATCAGTTTTATTGCAAGGTATAGAGGCAACTATTATCCATAAAATCCAATAA